ACCGGCTGGCGAGCCTGGGCAAGGACACCTTCATGTCGCTGCTCGTCGCGCAGCTGAAGTACCAGAACCCGATGTCGCCCATGAACAACATGGACTTCGTCAACCAGCTGGCGATGTTCAGCATGATCGAGCAGCTCCAGGCGATCCGCGAGGACCTCGATCAGATCCGTCAGGCGCAGTCGGGCACGACGCCGGCGCAGGGCGCGACGTCCGGTCCGGGCGGTCAGCCGCCGGCCTCGGAAGGCGCGACGGCGCCGTGATGGGGGTGAGGCGCGGATGACGGACCGCGTGGCCTGGCAACCGGGTGGGGTGCCGCCCGAACCGGCCGGGGCCGGCGGCGTCGGACGCGCGGCACGACCGCTCCCGCACCCGGGCGTCTCCGGCCCGGCGGACGCGGGCGGGTTCGCGGCAGCGCTCGAGCAGGCGCTGTCCGCGGGGCGGACGGTCTCGCCGGAGGCGCAGGCGGACGGACGGCTGAAGTTGTCGGCCCACGCCGCGCACCGCCTGCAGGCGGCCGGCATCGCGTTCGAGGGACGGGAGCGGCAGGCCGTGGAGAC
This genomic stretch from Clostridia bacterium harbors:
- a CDS encoding flagellar protein; translated protein: MTDRVAWQPGGVPPEPAGAGGVGRAARPLPHPGVSGPADAGGFAAALEQALSAGRTVSPEAQADGRLKLSAHAAHRLQAAGIAFEGRERQAVETAVARAAARGGRECLALTARAAYIVHIPSGTVVTAIAGDRLKEGVFTGIDSAVIATGELDR